From the Streptomyces syringium genome, one window contains:
- the lspA gene encoding signal peptidase II — protein MTEAEQATGMPEGADGAGEATAGENSAAKGKRRIGVLVSVAAFAYLLDLLSKLLVVAKLEHHDPIQVFGTWLQFNVIRNRGAAFGIGEAMTIVFTVIATAVIVVIARLARKLYSLPWAIALGLLLGGAFGNLTDRLFRSPGGFEGGVVDFIAPAHFAVFNLADSAIVCGGFLIVILSFRGLDPDGTVHTDD, from the coding sequence GTGACAGAGGCGGAACAGGCCACCGGTATGCCGGAGGGCGCCGACGGGGCCGGAGAGGCGACGGCCGGCGAGAACAGCGCGGCCAAGGGCAAGCGGCGGATCGGCGTGCTCGTCTCGGTCGCCGCTTTCGCCTACCTGCTCGATCTGCTCAGCAAGCTCCTCGTGGTGGCCAAGCTGGAGCACCACGATCCGATCCAGGTGTTCGGCACCTGGCTCCAGTTCAACGTGATCCGCAACCGCGGCGCGGCCTTCGGTATCGGCGAGGCGATGACCATCGTCTTCACCGTGATCGCCACCGCCGTGATCGTGGTCATCGCGCGCCTCGCCCGCAAGCTCTACAGCCTGCCGTGGGCCATCGCGCTCGGCCTGCTGCTCGGCGGCGCCTTCGGCAACCTCACCGACCGGCTCTTCCGGTCCCCCGGCGGCTTCGAGGGCGGGGTGGTGGACTTCATCGCCCCCGCGCACTTCGCGGTCTTCAACCTCGCCGACTCCGCGATCGTCTGCGGCGGCTTCCTGATCGTGATCCTCTCCTTCCGCGGCCTGGACCCGGACGGCACCGTCCACACCGACGACTGA